The nucleotide window ATTAGGGTATATTCCTTTAATCGGCACCCTAATTGGTCTGTCGCGTATTTCAATGGCCGCGAAAACCCTAAAAGATGAGTTGCCAAATAAGTATAATCACATAGGTCGCGGATGTGTAGAGCTATTGAGTTTAGGATTTTTATTATTGATTCCTGACCTTGTTTTGACGGCCTATAGAGCCTATGATGTAAGAAATAGGAATAATAGATTAGATTCAATTAATCGGTGGGACGTCTGCAAAATAAACATAAGAAATAAACAATACTCTTGTCCTTCAGCTTTATCTCATCGTCCTCATCGATTAGATCCTACTGATCGCCAAAATGCATGCAAAATATTAGATATTCCCCTTGAAAGTGCTAATGATTTAAAATTAATTGAAGAACATTATCAACAAATAACTAAAGGTTTAGAACGAAGAATATCTAAAGTCACAGATGTTTTTGCCGCACGTTTACTGCTTATGCTAGACGATGCTCAAGCTGCTTATAGGACATTAAATAAGTCACATGGACTTTCATAATGACAATGAGAGCGGACGGAGTAAGCTAGCAAGATTTTTACTAAAGCATATTACTCAAAAGACTAGAAAGGCAGTGGTGATAAAGCTTTGAGTCAAAGCTTCACCAGGAAAGCCTATACAAACTATAAACGAGGGCCAAACAATTGATCTCTTCCTTTAAATGCTTATGTTACTTAAATTTTAATGTACCACTAAACTAAGCATTCGTGGTCATTAATGATTACTAACGAGATTCCACAAAAATTTACCCCTTGTAGTAGAAGAGCCTTTGTTAAAAATCAGGGAAATTGCATGAAGATTTTATTTACCATTTAGCATTTCCATCATGTAGTCTCGATTCCACCCGGCTTTTGCTCTCTTGCCCTTAATTCCTGCCTTTGTTTTTGTATCAGCTTTTAGTAGATTCATTGTACATCTTTTCAAAACTGATAGATTTTGGGCACCATGGTCTTTACGGACTTTGCTTTTATCTTCCCCATAAGAAACATCTAATTGCCAATGAACCTTATTCTCTATAGGCCAGTGCGAACGTATGCCTAGCCCATGCTTTTCAGCATTAGCTTTTTCACTAGCAATATAGTATCTAGCCTCTACCGATGTTTTATCTTTAATGCGCCTAGTGCTTCTCATGCAGACCAGAGCATTTAGGTCCACCCATTCTTTTCTTTGAGGCAGCCAATCTAATCC belongs to Neochlamydia sp. AcF84 and includes:
- a CDS encoding ISAs1 family transposase yields the protein AAGCQKQIAKQIRHQGGHYLLALKGNQGNLHAEAKNFFVQAIKVKPEEASCDYYLIEEKSRDRFEKREVWCTHGLDWLPQRKEWVDLNALVCMRSTRRIKDKTSVEARYYIASEKANAEKHGLGIRSHWPIENKVHWQLDVSYGEDKSKVRKDHGAQNLSVLKRCTMNLLKADTKTKAGIKGKRAKAGWNRDYMMEMLNGK